Proteins encoded by one window of Nitrospirota bacterium:
- a CDS encoding polymer-forming cytoskeletal protein: MFQKNEKLETFVGKNTHIRGDLSTKGTLRIDGQVTGNVAADWVILGDKAVLKGDIQASGVVVGGTVEGNLSAKEVVEIKRKGQVTGDVVTSKLLVIEGGVLDGKVAMQREASNLIELDQEKFKEVQATQ; the protein is encoded by the coding sequence ATGTTCCAGAAGAACGAAAAACTGGAAACCTTCGTCGGCAAAAATACGCACATAAGGGGCGATCTCTCCACCAAGGGGACGCTCAGGATAGACGGGCAGGTCACGGGAAACGTCGCCGCCGATTGGGTCATCCTCGGGGATAAGGCCGTTCTGAAGGGCGACATTCAGGCAAGCGGCGTTGTGGTGGGCGGCACCGTGGAGGGCAACCTTTCGGCCAAAGAGGTGGTGGAGATAAAGAGAAAGGGCCAGGTCACGGGCGACGTGGTCACCAGCAAGCTGCTGGTCATAGAAGGCGGCGTGCTCGACGGCAAGGTGGCCATGCAGCGGGAGGCCTCCAACCTCATCGAGCTTGACCAGGAGAAGTTCAAGGAAGTCCAGGCGACGCAGTAG
- a CDS encoding M23 family metallopeptidase: MYRIRLFLKRLLLPVTIMLIPHSSRKSLRLNVPLMGLLGAAVLSVFGAVYVYSLALDAFAYRPTKEKLDYYQNEFAEIESTISSLKLAEKQFRKLFSLGSKDAVLENMSSTDMGALDADILKKQIEKTMDSVAEIRDYLSEQRDLYMATPMGWPVKGWISSGYGYRIHPITGRRDFHTGMDISARPGDPVDATADGIVIFAGRSGANGNLVAIGHGFGYTTYYAHNKKIAVKVGDVVKRGDVIAYVGSTGRATGPHVHYEIWKDGKNVNPKKYLKGGTS; the protein is encoded by the coding sequence ATGTACAGGATTAGGCTGTTTCTGAAGAGATTGCTTCTCCCTGTGACCATCATGCTCATCCCCCACTCAAGCAGAAAGTCCCTGCGGTTGAACGTTCCCCTCATGGGTCTGCTCGGAGCCGCTGTTCTGAGCGTATTCGGAGCGGTGTACGTTTACAGCCTTGCGCTGGACGCCTTCGCGTATCGCCCCACCAAGGAGAAGCTTGACTACTATCAGAACGAGTTCGCCGAGATAGAGTCGACCATATCCTCATTGAAGCTCGCCGAGAAGCAGTTCCGGAAGCTCTTTTCCCTCGGCAGCAAGGATGCGGTCCTGGAGAACATGAGCAGCACGGACATGGGCGCCCTGGACGCCGACATTCTCAAGAAGCAGATAGAGAAGACCATGGACTCCGTGGCAGAGATCCGCGATTACCTGAGCGAGCAGCGCGACCTCTACATGGCCACGCCCATGGGATGGCCGGTGAAGGGGTGGATTTCGTCGGGCTACGGCTACAGAATTCATCCCATCACGGGCAGGAGGGACTTCCACACGGGGATGGACATCTCGGCCCGTCCGGGCGACCCCGTCGATGCCACCGCGGACGGCATCGTCATCTTCGCCGGCCGAAGCGGGGCAAACGGCAACCTCGTGGCCATCGGCCATGGCTTCGGCTATACCACCTATTACGCCCACAACAAGAAGATAGCGGTCAAGGTGGGCGATGTGGTGAAAAGAGGCGACGTCATAGCCTACGTGGGCTCTACGGGCAGGGCTACCGGACCGCACGTCCACTACGAGATATGGAAGGACGGCAAGAACGTCAACCCGAAAAAATACCTCAAAGGGGGAACCTCGTAA